In the Sphingobacterium sp. PCS056 genome, GTATTGGGAGGGCTTATTTCTCCAATGGATGGGGTAGGACCGTCTGACTTGAAGATCGAAGGATTGGTGGAGCGCATGCGGAAGCGCGACATCAAAGAAGTAATATTGGCATTGAGTGCTACCATGGAAGGCGATACCACTATATTTTATCTGTATCGCAAATTAAAAGAATTCAATGTTCAGGTCACCACCATCGCCCGCGGTATTGCTTTTGGAGGTGAACTCGAATATGTCGATGAATTGACCCTTGGAAGATCAATTGCAACAAGAACATTATACGAGCGTCCTACGCTGTAGCTACGCAGATTTCATATAATAATAATTGTAAGAGCTTTGTTACCCGACAAGGCTTTTTTTTAGTTTGCTTTTTAGTAAAAAGTTGTATTTTAACAGATTATTAAATCTAACACAACCAAACTATCATTTATTAAATAAGTATGAAAGAAAAAAATAGCTCCAGAAGAGATTTCTTGAAGAAATCCGTCACAGGAGCAGCGGCATTTACTATTGTCCCTCGATTCGTATTAGGAGGACAGGGATACTTGGCACCAAGTGACCATTTAACAAAAGGCATTATTGGTGTAGGTTCAATGGGTCGTGGTCATTTTGGATACGCGGGGACCAAGACAGTGGCCATATGTGATGTGGACACCAGACATTTGGCTATTGCTCAACAAGCTTTAGGCGGAGGAGTCAAAGAGCATCATGATTTTCGTGATCTCATCAAAAACCCCGAAGTCGATATTGTACATATTGCAACCCCACCACATTGGCATGGTCTGATGTCTTTAGAAGCAGCTCGTGCTGGAAAGGACATCTGGTGTGAAAAGCCAATGACACGTACGATAGGTGAGGGTAAAAAAGTTAAAGAAGCCATCGCACAGCATGGCAATATGTTTAGACTAAATACATGGTTTCGTTTTAGCGATAATTTTTATGGAATGAATGTTCCGGTAAAAAAGATCAAAAAATTAGTAGATACCGGGATGTTAGGCTGGCCATTAAAAGTCACGATCAGTAAGCATACAGGTTTCGATTGGAAATTTTATTGGGTGGGAAAAGAAAATCTTCCTGTTGAACCTGTACCTGCCGAGTTGGACTATGAATTGTGGTTGGGTCCGGCACCGTTCAAACCTTATAGCACACACCGCGTGCATACGACTTTTAGAGGTTATTGGGATTATGATGGCGGAGGATTAGGAGACATGGGACAACATTATTTAGATCCTGTGCAATATTTCTTAGGAAAAGATGGCGAGAGCCCCGTTTCTGTAGAAGTAGATGCACCTCAGCAGCACAGTGATGCTGTTGGTACTTGGAGAAGAATCACCTATACCTATGCTGATGGTTGCCAAATTATTTTAGATGGAGAAGGGAAAGATGAAGGCATGGCTTATATAGAAGGACCAAAAGGTAAACTATACAAAGGCTTTGTCTCGGATATCCCAGATATGGAAAGAAAATTATCACAATTTCCAGAGCCAGCTCCGCAAATTACAGATTTCTTAGAATCGGTACGTACACGCGAGAAATTTGCATTGAATGAAGAAAACGGATATCGCTCCTGTACGTTGGTAAACATGGGCTTAATTGCATTACGTTTAAATCGTTCATTGAAATTTGACTCTACCAAAGACGAGTTTATCAATGACGATGCAGCAAACCGTTTAGTTTATCAACCAATGCGTGGTCCTTGGTCAATGTAATTTTCTAATCTATCTAAAATGAAAAAAGTTTTTAATACGATATCTGCCTTATTAATACTTCAAGTGGCAGCATATGCACAACAACCCCAAAATAGAACAACAGCAACTAAAATAGCCGATGTCTTGGGCCAACAACCTGCCGAAGAGAAGGCTAAGTTTTTATACGCGATGAACGAGTTGGAAAACTTTACATCAAGTGAAATTGCGGCGATGCTCAATCAGTTGAAACCGCAAGGCCAAAACAATGCGCAGGTAGAATATGCCACAAACAGCTATTCTTTTTATGTTAACCAACCAGGTAAGGAAAAACAGAAAGAAGTATTTGTTCAAGGTCTATTAGATGCATTGGGCACGGTAAAAGAAGATACCAACAAAGCCTTTGTATTGCGTCTTTTACGTCAGTGTGCAACAAATACTGCTGTTAGTAAAGTCGCTACTTATTTAAATACCCCATATTTGGCTGATGCCGCAGCACGCACTTTGGTTTCCATCAATACGAAAGAATCCAGCGATGCACTTGCACAGGGATTAGCGAAAGTAAGCGATGAAAAATGTGCAGTTGCGCTCGTGACCGCTTTGGGAGATGTTAAAAACCAAAGCACCGAGACGGCTATCATCGCTTTGATGGATAAGTTCAAATCGGATAGCTTCAAACGTACCGCTTTGATTGCCCTGAGCAAAATTGGCGGGACGGCAGCACTTCCTATCTTTGAAAAAGAACTTAAAGCCGCAAATTATAGTTATGATAACCTGAATGGTATTGGTTTAGGTCTGGACTATGCCGAATCTTTAATCGAGAATAAGAAAAATACGGAAGCTGTTGCATACTTAAACACCTTGTTTGCTGAAGCTTCTAAATTAAAAGCGATCAATGCACAGGTAGGCTCATTAACCTTATTGACAGAACTGGATGCTAAGAAACAAAAGAAAAATTTGTTTGCAGCAGCGCAAAATGAAAATAATGTTTACCGTCATGTTGCTTTAAGCTTATTGCACAAATATGGAGATGCCAATGATACTAAGAAGCTGTTAGGATTAGCCGCGAAATCAAGTCCTGCTGTGCAAGAATCGCTGTTGAACTATATGGCTCAAAACGGTTCGATAAGTCAATTAAAAGCAATCGAAAAAATCGTTGGCAAGTCTACAGATGCGCATGCCAAATTAGCGGGTCTGTCGGCGATCAATCTCCTGTCTAAAGGTGCTGACTCGAAAGCCTTAATTGACAATCTGTCAACTGATGCACAACTGAATGAATCGATCAAAGCGCTTTTGTTAAGTTCAAAAAATGAGCAGACAATGGATGTGATCAACAATTCATTAGCAACTGTCGATGATGCAAAGAAAATTCAATTATTGGATATTTTAAGTACAAGAGCCAATGCTAATTCTTCACAGGCAGTATTGGCGCTGAATAGCACAAATGCTGATGTTAATAAAGCGATTAATAAGGCCTTGCCAAATGTTGCACAAGAGAAAGACCTAGATGTACTGGTCAATTTATTGGCAAAATCGGAGGATGCTTCAAGTAAGAATTTGGAAGTTGCAATTGCCAATGTGATCCAATCTAGTCAAAATAGAGACCAGCATATTCAGAAACTAGCGGCTAATATTTCGAGATCTGCAGCACCGAGTGCAATCAGGTATTTTCCGGTTTTTGCAAGATTAGGCGATCAAGAATCACTGAATGCAGTGGCTAATTACTTGAAATCTGATAATCC is a window encoding:
- a CDS encoding family 16 glycoside hydrolase gives rise to the protein MKKVFNTISALLILQVAAYAQQPQNRTTATKIADVLGQQPAEEKAKFLYAMNELENFTSSEIAAMLNQLKPQGQNNAQVEYATNSYSFYVNQPGKEKQKEVFVQGLLDALGTVKEDTNKAFVLRLLRQCATNTAVSKVATYLNTPYLADAAARTLVSINTKESSDALAQGLAKVSDEKCAVALVTALGDVKNQSTETAIIALMDKFKSDSFKRTALIALSKIGGTAALPIFEKELKAANYSYDNLNGIGLGLDYAESLIENKKNTEAVAYLNTLFAEASKLKAINAQVGSLTLLTELDAKKQKKNLFAAAQNENNVYRHVALSLLHKYGDANDTKKLLGLAAKSSPAVQESLLNYMAQNGSISQLKAIEKIVGKSTDAHAKLAGLSAINLLSKGADSKALIDNLSTDAQLNESIKALLLSSKNEQTMDVINNSLATVDDAKKIQLLDILSTRANANSSQAVLALNSTNADVNKAINKALPNVAQEKDLDVLVNLLAKSEDASSKNLEVAIANVIQSSQNRDQHIQKLAANISRSAAPSAIRYFPVFARLGDQESLNAVANYLKSDNPDLRNAAVAAIADWSTPLALNELIQLSRTDLSADLNGKVFAGLVKNINKSSETNDQKTLLLKDAFAVAKNTTQKRTVLASLQATGTYQALVFASKYMKDPELKGAAVNTAMNIALDNKSFVGTEIRTILNEVIGNLSGSESSYLKEAVIKHLAEMSKSEGFVSLFNGQDLTGWKGLVANPIKRSQMTEKELAAAQLKADEQMRQGWIAKNGELIFTGKGDNIATIKQYGDFEMLVDWKLDKNGKEGDAGIYLRGTPQVQIWDISRVHEGAQVGSGGLYNNQKAESKPLLVADNPLGEWNTFKIKMVDDKVTVYLNGKLVTDNVPLENYWDRNQSLFPTEQIELQAHGTVVSYRDIYVKELARKNVFQLSAAEKKEGFEVLFDGTNLDKWTKNDGYVISDEGYLRVVPDAKFGGNLYTKEEYGDFIYRFDFKLTEGANNGVGVRAPLEGDAAYAGMEIQVLDNTADIYKDLKPYQYHGSVYGVATAKKGFLKPVGEWNTEEIVVKGNRVQVTLNGTVILDADIAAASKNGTLDGKDHPGLKRTTGHLAFLGHGSEVFFKNIRVKKLK
- a CDS encoding Gfo/Idh/MocA family oxidoreductase; amino-acid sequence: MKEKNSSRRDFLKKSVTGAAAFTIVPRFVLGGQGYLAPSDHLTKGIIGVGSMGRGHFGYAGTKTVAICDVDTRHLAIAQQALGGGVKEHHDFRDLIKNPEVDIVHIATPPHWHGLMSLEAARAGKDIWCEKPMTRTIGEGKKVKEAIAQHGNMFRLNTWFRFSDNFYGMNVPVKKIKKLVDTGMLGWPLKVTISKHTGFDWKFYWVGKENLPVEPVPAELDYELWLGPAPFKPYSTHRVHTTFRGYWDYDGGGLGDMGQHYLDPVQYFLGKDGESPVSVEVDAPQQHSDAVGTWRRITYTYADGCQIILDGEGKDEGMAYIEGPKGKLYKGFVSDIPDMERKLSQFPEPAPQITDFLESVRTREKFALNEENGYRSCTLVNMGLIALRLNRSLKFDSTKDEFINDDAANRLVYQPMRGPWSM